The Heyndrickxia acidicola sequence TTTTTGTGTGCAGCGAGAAAACCTCTTTTAATTCAAATGGCAAATACGGCTTGATTTCCGGTGATGGCGACAATCCATACATGGCTATGCCAAAACGAATAGCATTAAAATTTTTTTGGTTATGCAGCATTGCTGCGGCACTATTTGCACAATGAATATAAACAGGTTTTGTTTCCAATGAATGGACATAATCGTTAAATTTGTTTAGCTGAACATTAAACAAAGATTGATCTAGTTCATCTGCTGTCGCAAAGTGTGTGAACAATCCCTCAAACAGGAAGCAGTCGTTATTTTTAAGCTTCTTTTCTATTCCTTTTAATTCACCTAAATCCCTTATCCCAATCCTTCCCATTCCGGTGTCGCACTTTACATGAATTTTTAAGCGTGCACCCTGCCCGATAAACTTCATTGCTTCTTCGAGCCAATCCTCTTGGAAAACCGTGAGAGAAATATCATATTCGGCCGCCAGCTTTGCATCTTCCGGTCTGCTCGCTCCCAGTACAAGAATTGGGGCCTTTAACCCTTTTTTCCTTAAATGAATTCCTTCATCCAAAAATGCAACACAAAGAGCATTTGCACCGGAATTAAGAGCTTCTCTGGCTATTTGTGCATAACCATGTCCATAGGCATTAGCTTTTACTACGGCAAAAATAGCCGTGTCCGCTGACAGTCGTTCACTCATAGAACGTATATTATGATCTAAATGATCAAGTTGTATTTCCACCCACGTATCTCTATAATATGGCATATTCTTATCCAACATGTTCACTTCCTTGAATGAGTAAAAAATTGTTTTTGACTCTGTCCTTTTATTACTAGGGAAAGGATTTCTTTATCCTCTATAAAAGCACCAATCATGACCATAAAAAAACAGGCCCAGTCCCATAAATAAAGACTGTAACTACGTTCTCATATGGTCATTTGAAAATCAAGAAAAAAATATTCAGATTCCTGTAACTATGCAGGGTGCTTTTTATTCAAATGGCTTATACCTAATAATATAACCAAAAAAGAAAAGCGCAAGCGTCTCGTTCATCGGCGTACGGATTTCAGAGTCTTCGACTGAGATAAAGGAAGCACATCGAGGCCTTTCACGAGCTGCTAATGCTGACTTATCGCAGGGAGAAGACGGAGAAATTCGTACGCCGATAGGCGCTGGAGCTAGACAGAGAATATTTAACAAAAAAAACAGGCTTCCTCAACAGAGAGCCTGTATACCCTACTTATTTAACTGGTTCCTCTTGCA is a genomic window containing:
- the alr gene encoding alanine racemase; translated protein: MPYYRDTWVEIQLDHLDHNIRSMSERLSADTAIFAVVKANAYGHGYAQIAREALNSGANALCVAFLDEGIHLRKKGLKAPILVLGASRPEDAKLAAEYDISLTVFQEDWLEEAMKFIGQGARLKIHVKCDTGMGRIGIRDLGELKGIEKKLKNNDCFLFEGLFTHFATADELDQSLFNVQLNKFNDYVHSLETKPVYIHCANSAAAMLHNQKNFNAIRFGIAMYGLSPSPEIKPYLPFELKEVFSLHTKIVNVKKVHPGDTVSYGATYTAEQEEWIATIPIGYADGWIRKLQGQEVLVNGKRAQIVGRVCMDQCMIRIPEYSPIGTKVTLIGSQENERITIDDIAVKLETINYEIPCLISARVPRVYVKDNSIVEVYNPILETF